A part of Methanohalobium evestigatum Z-7303 genomic DNA contains:
- a CDS encoding ORC1-type DNA replication protein translates to MKNDDPLDNLFDKLLENESIFKSKEVLRPSYTPEFLPHRDRQINSLATILVSALRGDTPSNILIYGKTGTGKTAATRHVGFELEKKSENLNTFCSVLYINCEIIDTQYRLVANLARQFGEDIPMTGWPTDQVFTKFKETIDSKQQVLIIILDEVDKLIKKGDDVLYNLSRINEDLKNSKVSIIGVSNDLKFTEFLDPRVKSSLGEEEIVFPPYDAEQISDILHQRAEMAYKEGVLDDMVIPLCSAFAAQEHGDARRALDLLRVSGELAERESKQVVEERHVRNAQEKIENDRIVEVVRTLPTQSKLALYSVILLRKNGYVNVTTGEVYNVYRQLSQNIDMDILTQRRVTDLISELDMLGILNAVVVSKGRYGRTKEIDLSVPVESTLEVLFEDYKLKPLENFKPVITSQTHL, encoded by the coding sequence ATGAAAAACGATGATCCGCTGGATAATTTATTTGATAAATTACTGGAAAACGAATCTATTTTTAAAAGTAAGGAAGTTTTGAGGCCATCGTATACACCAGAATTTTTACCACACCGAGATAGACAAATTAATAGTCTCGCTACAATACTTGTATCCGCTCTTCGTGGTGATACCCCTTCAAATATTCTCATATATGGTAAAACAGGTACTGGAAAAACAGCTGCTACAAGACATGTTGGATTTGAACTGGAAAAAAAGAGTGAAAATCTGAATACTTTTTGCAGTGTTTTATATATAAACTGTGAGATTATCGATACCCAGTACCGTCTTGTGGCGAATCTTGCAAGGCAGTTCGGTGAAGACATTCCCATGACAGGGTGGCCCACTGATCAGGTGTTTACTAAATTTAAAGAGACAATCGATTCCAAACAACAGGTTTTAATTATAATTTTGGATGAGGTTGATAAGTTAATTAAAAAAGGTGATGATGTTCTCTATAATTTATCCCGTATCAATGAAGACCTCAAAAATTCCAAGGTAAGTATTATCGGTGTATCAAACGACTTAAAGTTCACAGAATTTCTTGACCCCAGAGTTAAAAGTTCACTTGGTGAAGAAGAAATTGTTTTTCCCCCATATGATGCTGAACAGATAAGCGATATCCTTCACCAGAGGGCTGAAATGGCTTATAAAGAGGGTGTATTGGATGATATGGTTATTCCTTTGTGTTCTGCATTTGCTGCACAGGAACATGGAGATGCGAGGAGAGCTCTTGACCTCTTAAGAGTTTCCGGTGAACTGGCTGAGCGTGAAAGTAAACAGGTGGTAGAGGAAAGGCATGTAAGGAATGCACAGGAAAAGATAGAAAACGACCGTATTGTAGAGGTGGTTCGAACACTGCCGACCCAGTCCAAACTTGCACTCTATAGTGTTATTTTGCTCAGGAAAAATGGTTATGTAAATGTAACCACAGGTGAAGTATATAACGTCTATCGCCAGTTGTCCCAAAACATCGATATGGATATACTTACCCAGAGACGGGTAACCGACCTTATTTCAGAACTGGATATGCTTGGAATTTTAAATGCTGTTGTTGTAAGTAAAGGACGCTACGGAAGAACCAAGGAAATCGATTTAAGTGTTCCTGTGGAAAGTACTCTTGAAGTTCTTTTTGAAGATTATAAATTAAAACCCCTTGAAAACTTCAAACCTGTAATAACCAGTCAGACCCATCTATAA
- a CDS encoding lysylphosphatidylglycerol synthase transmembrane domain-containing protein gives MNKFGKWLPLSLLISFISIIVVLVFTVDPTTFEIIKEVKTEYLLLAVALHSFSYVIWGARTQLMSNALGHKTKLIRCIEIVTSSTFVAALTPSSVGGEPLRVHLLYKENLPVGRASAVVLGERIMDAILMLTFAPFALYIFRDIMQDSKIDTIFAIGQIFMAVILVLLIYTIWKPEKTKSGMHYIVDKITGLLGKKSEGKHHKLIEQIDHELEQFHESLVTFLKDGRRGLLYGAGCTALFWIVEFTMLPVILLGLNQEPQLLLVYAAQVLLILLIVIPATPGSSGIAELGATTLFSVFVPSSILGIIVVAWRALTFYMNLVVGGIISFKILKDTDIMKKMMK, from the coding sequence ATGAACAAATTCGGTAAATGGTTACCTCTGTCTCTTTTAATCAGTTTTATCTCGATAATAGTAGTACTCGTTTTTACCGTCGACCCTACTACATTTGAAATCATAAAAGAAGTCAAAACTGAATATTTATTGTTAGCTGTAGCTTTACACTCTTTTTCATATGTCATATGGGGTGCAAGGACACAATTAATGTCAAATGCCCTTGGGCATAAAACTAAACTCATTAGATGCATTGAAATTGTAACTTCAAGTACATTTGTGGCAGCCCTTACTCCTTCTTCAGTTGGTGGAGAACCATTAAGAGTTCATCTCCTGTATAAAGAAAATCTTCCAGTTGGACGTGCAAGTGCAGTGGTACTGGGAGAAAGAATAATGGACGCCATTCTGATGCTAACATTTGCTCCTTTTGCGTTATATATATTCAGAGATATAATGCAGGATTCCAAGATAGATACTATATTTGCAATAGGTCAAATCTTTATGGCTGTAATTTTAGTATTGCTAATATATACAATATGGAAACCGGAAAAAACAAAATCTGGAATGCATTATATTGTTGATAAAATTACAGGTTTATTAGGGAAAAAATCAGAAGGTAAACATCATAAATTAATTGAGCAGATAGACCATGAACTTGAACAGTTCCATGAAAGCCTTGTAACGTTTTTAAAAGACGGAAGAAGAGGTCTCCTTTATGGTGCTGGATGTACTGCACTTTTCTGGATTGTCGAGTTCACAATGCTACCTGTAATTTTACTGGGACTCAATCAGGAACCACAGCTTTTACTTGTTTATGCTGCACAGGTATTGCTAATACTTCTTATAGTTATACCTGCTACTCCAGGTTCCAGTGGTATAGCTGAACTGGGTGCCACAACTCTATTTTCGGTTTTTGTACCGTCTTCCATACTTGGAATTATTGTAGTCGCTTGGCGAGCTCTTACATTTTACATGAACCTTGTTGTAGGAGGTATTATCAGTTTTAAAATTCTAAAAGATACAGATATAATGAAAAAAATGATGAAATAA
- a CDS encoding UDP-N-acetylglucosamine--N-acetylmuramyl-(pentapeptide) pyrophosphoryl-undecaprenol N-acetylglucosamine transferase, which produces MKILILVCGEGLGHTSRCVSLGRELTSANHEVLFGAYGYSKEFIEGSGYQTREIPSEIRLVGRSGSLDLKASIGATLKEGDLLGAPRIFRLFNEFNPDAVVSDSYYLGVLAAKAKKLPVYFIINQSNMEEFFKNKGVPYKLIGEIVKRFYSTVFKKVDKIVIPDFPMPYTICQYNLSFQPEIAENVFYSGPLIKRKYHEVEAKPLDKPHILSAVGGFGYREPIFRKVIETAKKDSSINYTLMMGPTIDPEKYSNLPENVGVMDFYSEPFPYFKSVDAVIAPGGHTTIMEALSFGVPVLSFPDMNHSEQENNARVIDEMGYGRCLNYSTSSEELLHCIKEITDNSKFKENTQKLKDISKDLDGPVAIMKMLENRE; this is translated from the coding sequence ATGAAAATATTGATACTGGTATGTGGTGAAGGATTGGGTCATACAAGTCGCTGTGTTTCTCTTGGAAGGGAACTAACATCTGCAAACCATGAGGTTCTATTTGGAGCGTATGGATATTCCAAAGAATTTATTGAAGGAAGTGGTTATCAGACACGTGAAATACCGTCTGAAATCAGGCTTGTTGGCAGATCAGGATCACTTGATTTGAAAGCATCAATCGGGGCAACGCTTAAAGAAGGTGATTTATTGGGTGCCCCAAGAATTTTTAGATTGTTTAATGAATTTAATCCTGATGCAGTGGTCTCGGACAGTTACTATCTGGGTGTACTGGCGGCAAAAGCCAAAAAGTTACCTGTGTATTTTATAATCAATCAATCAAATATGGAAGAATTTTTCAAAAACAAAGGTGTCCCATATAAACTAATAGGCGAAATTGTAAAACGTTTTTACAGCACAGTTTTTAAAAAAGTGGATAAAATTGTAATTCCTGATTTTCCCATGCCTTATACTATCTGTCAATATAACCTCTCGTTTCAACCAGAAATAGCTGAAAATGTATTTTATAGCGGACCATTGATAAAAAGAAAATATCATGAAGTGGAAGCCAAACCCCTTGATAAACCTCATATATTATCGGCTGTGGGTGGTTTTGGATACAGAGAGCCTATATTCAGAAAGGTGATTGAAACAGCAAAAAAGGACAGCAGTATCAATTATACATTGATGATGGGTCCTACTATTGACCCGGAAAAATACTCCAATCTCCCGGAAAACGTTGGTGTTATGGATTTTTATAGTGAACCTTTCCCTTATTTTAAAAGTGTAGATGCTGTAATCGCTCCGGGGGGTCATACCACTATCATGGAGGCGTTGAGTTTTGGTGTACCTGTATTATCATTCCCTGATATGAACCACAGCGAACAGGAAAATAATGCCAGGGTAATTGATGAGATGGGTTATGGTCGATGTTTGAATTATTCCACATCTTCAGAAGAACTTTTGCATTGTATTAAGGAAATAACTGATAACAGTAAATTTAAAGAAAACACACAAAAATTAAAGGATATTAGTAAAGACCTTGATGGTCCAGTAGCAATTATGAAAATGCTGGAAAACCGTGAGTAA
- a CDS encoding signal peptidase I encodes MNLKDAINSFRHSDNFWVSLLRDITVVFLAVAIFASFSQIVFGMWTPMVAVESGSMEPNIHVGDIIFVEDIDRTQIQTHTSSNNYTSFGNEGDVILYQPYGREGVTPVIHRAMYHVEKGEPMWNGGPSAPYNGYITKGDNPNTNNHFDQQGSISYHRPVKDEWVIGVARYRIPYIGYLRLIVPG; translated from the coding sequence ATGAATTTAAAAGATGCAATAAATTCTTTCAGACATAGTGATAATTTCTGGGTATCTCTTCTTAGGGATATTACAGTAGTATTCTTAGCTGTGGCTATATTTGCATCTTTTTCACAAATTGTATTTGGAATGTGGACCCCAATGGTTGCTGTTGAATCAGGTAGTATGGAGCCAAATATTCATGTAGGCGACATTATATTTGTAGAAGATATAGACCGGACACAGATACAAACGCACACATCAAGCAACAACTATACATCATTTGGTAACGAAGGGGATGTGATTTTATACCAGCCCTACGGGAGAGAAGGCGTTACACCGGTTATACATAGAGCCATGTATCACGTAGAAAAAGGTGAACCCATGTGGAACGGCGGACCTTCTGCACCCTACAACGGCTATATTACCAAAGGAGACAACCCGAATACAAATAACCATTTTGACCAACAGGGCTCTATAAGCTACCATCGTCCGGTAAAGGATGAATGGGTAATCGGTGTTGCAAGATACAGAATACCATATATAGGATACCTCAGGCTGATAGTACCCGGATAA
- a CDS encoding DNA-directed DNA polymerase II small subunit yields the protein MSETDVLRMFAEAGYQISPDAAELIASQSSQDELVDYVLKNIDDSVLVVDVDDIDLDGFLSHNGNGSENDTSTVTENSAEPELNCSSEPFNASPVTHSSQLQSSFSPDLSGKTANPVKVISDITNQSTCVGEYMEFVQYFRDRYSKLSEIIRGRINARPVESLTKNRRLGDGGNNDEVSVIGMISDVRTTTNGHKLIEIEDNTGSLSVLVRTADKELFEQANSFVLDEVVGVTGMLTNDKKLLIASKFTLPDLPNTNFTNKGSHGKAVFISDVHVGSSTFLEDEWLRFIDFLNGYIDDKKMQDISNDIRYVVVSGDLVDGIGIYPGQDKELSIPDVYEQYRKAAEYFKQIPEHITVIIGPGNHDAVRQAEPQPCFGEELKSYFPKNVTFVGNPAMVDLDGVKVLMYHGRSIDDFVASVPHVSYQKPTTAMVEMMKFRHLSPIYGGRVSIAPEKHDHFVINQIPDILHCGHVHTVGVEPYKNVLLINSGTWQSQTEFQKRVNLVPDPARVPVVDLSNMKTSILKFN from the coding sequence ATGAGCGAAACCGATGTTTTGAGAATGTTTGCAGAGGCAGGTTACCAGATTAGTCCGGATGCAGCCGAGCTAATAGCATCACAAAGTTCACAGGATGAACTGGTGGATTATGTTCTCAAAAACATCGATGATTCTGTACTTGTTGTTGATGTTGATGATATAGACCTTGATGGTTTTTTATCCCATAATGGAAATGGTTCAGAAAATGATACATCAACTGTAACTGAGAATTCGGCAGAACCAGAACTAAATTGTTCATCTGAACCTTTTAATGCATCCCCTGTTACCCATTCTTCCCAGTTACAATCATCGTTTTCACCCGATTTATCAGGAAAAACAGCCAATCCGGTTAAAGTAATTTCTGATATAACAAATCAGTCGACCTGTGTCGGAGAATATATGGAATTTGTACAGTATTTTAGAGATAGATACAGTAAACTTAGTGAGATAATACGTGGAAGAATTAATGCAAGACCAGTAGAAAGCCTTACCAAAAACCGAAGACTGGGTGATGGGGGAAACAATGATGAAGTATCTGTTATAGGTATGATATCAGATGTGAGAACAACCACAAACGGTCATAAGCTTATTGAAATAGAGGACAACACCGGTTCACTTTCTGTTCTGGTACGCACAGCAGATAAAGAATTATTTGAACAGGCAAATTCATTTGTTCTGGACGAAGTTGTTGGTGTAACAGGGATGCTGACCAACGATAAAAAATTGTTAATAGCGTCCAAATTCACGTTGCCCGACCTTCCCAATACCAATTTCACAAACAAAGGCAGTCATGGTAAAGCGGTGTTTATCTCTGATGTACATGTAGGCAGTTCGACATTCCTTGAAGATGAGTGGTTGAGATTTATCGATTTTTTGAACGGGTATATTGATGACAAAAAAATGCAGGATATCTCAAATGATATTAGGTATGTTGTTGTCTCAGGTGACCTTGTGGATGGTATAGGAATATATCCAGGTCAGGATAAGGAACTTTCTATACCGGATGTATATGAGCAGTACAGGAAAGCGGCTGAATATTTCAAACAGATACCTGAACATATCACGGTTATTATAGGTCCGGGAAATCACGATGCAGTAAGACAGGCAGAACCTCAGCCATGTTTTGGGGAAGAATTAAAATCCTATTTCCCGAAAAACGTCACTTTTGTGGGTAATCCAGCAATGGTTGACCTTGACGGTGTTAAAGTATTGATGTATCATGGTCGTTCTATCGATGATTTTGTTGCATCAGTACCTCATGTATCCTATCAAAAACCAACTACAGCAATGGTTGAAATGATGAAATTCAGACATCTTTCTCCCATCTATGGAGGGAGAGTTTCAATTGCACCTGAAAAACATGACCATTTTGTAATAAATCAGATACCTGATATACTCCATTGTGGACATGTACATACAGTAGGTGTTGAACCCTACAAGAACGTTCTGTTAATTAATTCTGGTACATGGCAGTCACAAACAGAATTTCAGAAAAGAGTAAACTTGGTTCCCGACCCTGCCAGAGTTCCGGTGGTTGACCTCTCGAATATGAAAACATCCATACTTAAATTCAACTAA
- the twy1 gene encoding 4-demethylwyosine synthase TYW1, whose protein sequence is MPDQIYNNIPDFRTLLKNQGYSLVGNHSAVKTCLWLKRSIKDEGACYKSRFYGIKSHCCIQMTPTLLCNQKCIHCWRPTEIEVPAPEEWDSPVEIMGSSIYAQRKLISGFGGSAPRERWMEANKPEHAAISLSGEPTLYPYLPELIDEFTKEGITTFVVTNGTRPEMITRIRPTQLYLSLDAPDKNTYLEVCNPESPELWENIKKSLSNLYSKDVRTVVRITLIKGVNMYNPEGFAELINTAKPDFVEIKAYMHLGFSRGRLSRESMPSHDEVYAFASKIADYLDYEVADNVEISRVVLLSRPLEPLPGQS, encoded by the coding sequence ATGCCCGACCAAATATACAATAATATTCCAGATTTCAGGACCCTTTTAAAAAATCAGGGATACAGTCTGGTAGGTAACCATTCAGCGGTAAAGACATGTCTCTGGCTCAAACGCTCTATTAAAGACGAGGGAGCTTGCTATAAATCACGATTTTACGGTATAAAGTCCCACTGCTGTATACAGATGACCCCCACGCTTTTATGCAATCAAAAATGTATTCATTGCTGGCGTCCTACTGAAATTGAAGTACCGGCTCCTGAAGAATGGGACTCTCCAGTTGAAATAATGGGGTCTTCTATATACGCCCAACGTAAACTAATTTCTGGTTTTGGAGGTTCAGCTCCCAGAGAACGTTGGATGGAAGCCAACAAACCTGAACATGCAGCTATATCCCTTTCTGGAGAGCCGACACTCTATCCCTACCTTCCAGAGTTAATTGATGAATTTACAAAGGAGGGCATAACTACCTTTGTGGTAACCAACGGTACCAGACCAGAAATGATAACAAGGATAAGACCAACCCAACTTTATCTCAGTCTGGATGCACCTGATAAAAACACCTATTTAGAAGTATGCAATCCTGAATCTCCTGAATTGTGGGAAAATATAAAAAAATCACTTTCTAATCTGTATAGCAAAGATGTCAGAACAGTAGTCAGGATTACCCTTATAAAAGGTGTAAACATGTATAATCCTGAAGGTTTTGCAGAACTGATTAATACAGCAAAACCTGATTTTGTTGAAATCAAGGCTTATATGCATCTTGGATTTTCCCGTGGGCGTCTCTCCCGTGAATCCATGCCTTCTCATGATGAGGTATATGCATTTGCAAGCAAAATCGCTGACTATCTGGATTATGAAGTGGCAGATAATGTTGAAATCAGTCGTGTAGTTCTTTTATCAAGACCTTTAGAACCACTTCCAGGACAGTCATAA
- the prf1 gene encoding peptide chain release factor aRF-1 — protein sequence MVEQSAHDKYEFKKKLEELRNKKGRGTELISLYLPPDKPISEVTSQLKDEYGQASNIKSKVTRTNVQGAIDSLVSRLKYLEEVPENGIVFFTGAVDVGANKTNMETTVIEPPEQLVTYRYHCDSSFFLEPMEDMLKESKTYGLVVLDRREATIGLLVGKRIETHRHLTSTVPGKQKKGGQSADRFEQLRLIAIHDFNKRIGEAASDVFLNVDQENFEGVLIGGPSPTKEEFKEGEFLHHEIQKKILGMFDVSYTDESGLSELVNAATDKLADIDLMKEKKLMRQFFNELIAESGKAAYGEETVRKNLEIGAVNTLLISEDMKSERDIIRCSSCGYKTSFTRKPSGQVTDYGTCPKCGGSFEFVDSIDIVEDLSTMADQTGAKVEFISTEFEEGSQLLNAFGGIVAILRYNTGI from the coding sequence ATGGTAGAACAATCAGCACATGACAAATACGAATTCAAGAAAAAACTTGAAGAATTAAGGAATAAAAAGGGAAGAGGTACCGAATTAATATCCCTGTATCTACCACCGGACAAACCTATATCTGAAGTAACATCCCAGCTTAAAGATGAATATGGACAGGCATCAAATATCAAATCCAAGGTAACCAGGACTAATGTACAGGGTGCAATTGATTCACTGGTCTCCAGACTTAAATATCTGGAAGAAGTACCTGAAAACGGTATTGTATTTTTCACAGGTGCAGTTGATGTCGGGGCTAACAAAACCAATATGGAGACCACTGTTATTGAGCCGCCTGAGCAACTTGTTACTTACAGATATCACTGTGATTCATCCTTTTTCTTGGAACCAATGGAAGATATGCTCAAGGAAAGCAAGACCTATGGTCTGGTTGTGCTTGACAGGCGGGAGGCTACTATAGGTTTGCTTGTTGGAAAGCGTATAGAAACGCATAGACATTTGACTTCTACAGTTCCCGGAAAACAGAAAAAAGGAGGTCAGAGTGCGGACAGGTTTGAGCAATTAAGGTTGATAGCAATCCATGATTTTAATAAACGTATAGGTGAAGCTGCAAGTGATGTTTTCCTGAATGTAGACCAGGAAAACTTTGAAGGTGTACTTATAGGCGGACCATCTCCCACCAAAGAAGAGTTCAAAGAAGGTGAATTTCTTCACCATGAAATCCAGAAAAAAATACTGGGAATGTTTGATGTCTCCTATACAGATGAATCCGGATTATCCGAACTTGTTAATGCTGCAACCGATAAACTGGCTGACATAGACCTGATGAAAGAAAAAAAGCTTATGAGGCAGTTTTTCAATGAATTGATTGCTGAATCCGGTAAAGCTGCATATGGTGAAGAGACTGTAAGAAAGAATCTTGAAATTGGTGCCGTTAATACATTGCTAATTTCTGAGGATATGAAGTCAGAAAGGGATATTATCCGGTGTAGTTCATGTGGATATAAGACCTCATTTACACGCAAACCATCAGGTCAGGTGACAGATTATGGAACCTGCCCAAAATGCGGTGGTTCTTTTGAGTTTGTTGACAGTATCGATATTGTTGAAGACCTTTCTACTATGGCAGACCAGACAGGAGCAAAAGTAGAATTTATATCAACCGAATTTGAAGAAGGTTCACAGCTTTTGAATGCGTTTGGTGGTATCGTGGCTATATTGCGGTATAACACCGGAATCTAA
- the argS gene encoding arginine--tRNA ligase → MFLELKKQVESILNDAVVSLGYEIDSLYVEASQHSDVASNVAFRLASKYRQNPKDIAEKIGNTAVIGDKSYIGKMEVTGPYLNFWAKRDYLDDTVLKIRKEKENFASNFSSGDIILEHTSANPNGPLHVGHIRNSVIGDTLSRVLKHAGYNVRTQYYVNDIGRQIAIVSWGLKNFGFDESKKSDHAIADLYIKSNQELEKDTSKVQDIDSLMQMVENGDEDTIKIFDESVRYSLEGTKQTLKTLNVSHDEFVYESEFIRNGSVSKIVNELKSTGHTEMDNGALVVDLSGYGFEKQLVIQRSDGTSLYTTRDLAYHEQKSAESDRVIDILGADHKLVSSQLKATMNLLDKKEPEVVIFEFVSLPEGSMSTRKGKFITADDVFDKVKSQAYKEVDKRRPDMPADFKKEISDQVGMGAVRYDIISVSPEKSTVFDWKKALDFEKQGGPYIQYSHARACNILKKAETFWNPEDAVNPSVLVEDDEVALIKKMAKFDQMIDQSAKELKPHTVATYARELADDFNQFYRYVPVNSAEDDEVRNARLGLVDCARIMLANTLYILGISAPESM, encoded by the coding sequence TTGTTTTTGGAGTTAAAAAAACAGGTAGAATCAATTTTAAATGATGCCGTTGTATCACTTGGATACGAGATTGATAGTCTGTATGTGGAAGCATCCCAGCATTCTGATGTGGCTTCAAATGTAGCGTTTAGGCTGGCGTCAAAATACCGGCAAAATCCCAAGGATATAGCAGAAAAAATTGGTAATACTGCGGTAATAGGTGATAAATCATATATTGGAAAAATGGAGGTTACAGGACCTTATCTGAATTTTTGGGCAAAACGTGATTATCTGGATGACACGGTTTTAAAAATCAGGAAAGAAAAAGAAAATTTTGCCAGTAATTTCAGCAGTGGTGACATTATTCTTGAACATACCTCTGCAAATCCAAACGGTCCTTTGCATGTGGGACATATTAGAAATTCGGTTATAGGTGATACTCTATCTCGCGTACTCAAACATGCCGGTTATAATGTCAGAACCCAGTATTATGTTAATGATATAGGTCGACAAATTGCAATCGTATCATGGGGGCTTAAAAACTTCGGATTTGATGAATCAAAAAAGAGCGACCATGCAATAGCCGACCTGTATATAAAATCGAATCAGGAACTTGAAAAGGATACTTCTAAAGTGCAGGACATCGACAGCCTCATGCAGATGGTCGAAAACGGAGATGAGGACACCATCAAAATTTTTGATGAATCTGTCAGATATTCACTTGAGGGAACAAAACAGACTCTAAAAACCCTTAACGTTTCACATGATGAGTTTGTATATGAATCTGAATTTATAAGAAACGGTTCTGTTTCAAAGATTGTTAATGAACTTAAATCCACAGGACATACAGAAATGGATAATGGTGCACTGGTTGTTGACCTTTCAGGCTATGGTTTTGAGAAACAACTTGTAATCCAGCGTTCAGACGGTACCTCATTGTACACCACCCGTGACCTTGCCTATCATGAACAAAAGAGTGCAGAATCAGACCGAGTAATTGACATACTTGGAGCAGATCATAAATTAGTATCGTCACAATTGAAAGCTACAATGAATTTACTCGATAAAAAAGAGCCTGAAGTTGTAATTTTTGAATTTGTCTCTCTACCAGAAGGGTCAATGAGCACCCGAAAGGGCAAATTTATAACGGCTGATGATGTATTTGATAAGGTAAAATCTCAGGCTTACAAGGAAGTTGATAAACGCCGTCCTGACATGCCTGCTGATTTTAAAAAAGAAATTTCAGATCAGGTTGGTATGGGTGCAGTAAGGTACGATATAATAAGTGTGTCTCCAGAAAAATCCACTGTTTTTGACTGGAAAAAAGCACTTGATTTTGAAAAACAGGGTGGACCTTATATTCAGTATTCTCATGCACGTGCTTGTAATATTTTAAAAAAGGCAGAAACATTCTGGAACCCAGAAGATGCAGTAAACCCTTCAGTTCTTGTGGAAGATGATGAAGTGGCATTAATCAAGAAAATGGCAAAATTTGACCAGATGATAGACCAGTCTGCAAAAGAATTAAAACCTCATACAGTGGCTACCTATGCAAGAGAACTTGCTGATGATTTTAATCAGTTTTACCGCTATGTACCGGTAAATAGTGCTGAAGATGATGAGGTTAGGAATGCAAGGCTTGGACTTGTTGATTGTGCCCGTATTATGCTTGCAAACACACTCTATATACTTGGTATCAGTGCGCCTGAATCGATGTAA
- a CDS encoding FKBP-type peptidyl-prolyl cis-trans isomerase — protein MPVKQGDKVKVEYEGTLEDGSVFDSTENHGEPLEFEIGSGQIIEGFEESIKGMEEGEEKQFQLQPSEAYGEPRDDLTRDVPKEQVPDDQEITPGMMLLVTLPDESQIPAEVLEVTEEKVTLDLNHPLAGKVLNFKVKIDEIDESGSDEETESQS, from the coding sequence TTGCCTGTAAAACAAGGAGATAAAGTAAAAGTAGAATATGAAGGAACACTTGAAGATGGCTCTGTTTTTGACAGCACCGAAAACCACGGTGAACCACTTGAATTTGAAATAGGTTCCGGACAGATTATTGAAGGGTTTGAAGAATCAATCAAGGGCATGGAAGAAGGAGAAGAAAAGCAATTCCAGCTCCAGCCTTCAGAAGCCTATGGTGAACCAAGGGACGATCTTACAAGAGATGTTCCAAAAGAACAAGTTCCTGATGACCAGGAAATAACACCCGGAATGATGTTACTCGTTACTCTGCCTGATGAATCCCAGATTCCTGCAGAAGTACTGGAAGTAACAGAAGAAAAGGTAACTCTTGACCTTAATCATCCACTGGCTGGTAAAGTACTGAATTTTAAAGTAAAAATCGATGAGATTGATGAATCCGGATCTGATGAAGAAACCGAATCTCAATCCTAA